One Brassica napus cultivar Da-Ae chromosome C2, Da-Ae, whole genome shotgun sequence DNA window includes the following coding sequences:
- the LOC106417796 gene encoding transcription factor bHLH96, which produces MALEAVVYPQDPFSLISCKDFQFHDFYFQQEDNQDRLDTKNNIKLGQEQRQGLPRINYNGKSGDTFTNDDYNYNDQEEDLQWPRDDPLYGSALDQPPPSDVAAGGGRRKRRRRTKSSKNKEEIENQRMTHIAVERNRRKQMNDYLAVLRSLMPPSYAQRGDQASIVAGAINYLKELEHHLQSIEPPLKSATVPVDTGSAAAAADQINTIAASSLGQFSEFFAFPQYLSRPSSSSVAEGMAEIEVTMVESHASVKILAKKRPKQLLKLAASIQNLKLTVLHLNVTTCDDSVLYSISLKVEEGSQLNTVEDIAAGMNQILRRIEEESS; this is translated from the exons ATGGCCTTAGAGGCTGTTGTTTACCCACAAGATCCATTCTCCTTAATATCTTGCAAAGATTTTCAGTTTCACGACTTCTACTTTCAACAAGAAGACAATCAAGATCGACTAGACACCAAGAACAACATTAAGCTTGGGCAAGAACAAAGACAAGGGCTTCCGAGAATTAATTATAACGGTAAAAGCGGAGATACTTTTACCAATGATGACTATAACTACAACGATCAGGAGGAGGATCTTCAATGGCCACGAGACGATCCTCTTTATGGATCTGCCTTGGACCAACCTCCACCATCGGATGTGGCGGCTGGAGGggggaggaggaagaggaggaggaggacaaAGAGTAGCAAGAACAAGGAAGAGATCGAGAACCAGAGGATGACTCACATCGCCGTAGAGAGAAATCGCCGGAAACAAATGAACGATTACCTCGCCGTTCTCCGTTCTCTCATGCCACCTTCTTATGCTCAAAGG GGAGATCAAGCGTCAATAGTAGCCGGAGCCATTAACTACTTAAAGGAGCTTGAGCATCATTTACAATCAATTGAGCCTCCGTTAAAGAGTGCCACCGTCCCAGTAGACACCGGATCCGCTGCCGCCGCCGCCGACCAGATCAACACTATTGCCGCCAGCTCGTTGGGACAGTTCTCAGAGTTCTTTGCTTTTCCTCAATACTTGAGCCGACCTTCTTCATCGTCTGTGGCTGAAGGGATGGCGGAGATAGAGGTGACGATGGTGGAGAGCCATGCGAGTGTGAAGATACTCGCCAAGAAGAGACCCAAACAACTTCTTAAACTGGCGGCATCGATACAGAACCTAAAGCTTACGGTTCTTCATCTTAATGTCACCACTTGTGACGACTCTGTCCTCTATTCCATCAGCCTAAag GTTGAAGAAGGGAGCCAGTTGAATACAGTGGAAGATATTGCAGCAGGCATGAATCAAATCCTAAGGAGAATTGAAGAAGAGTCATCTTGA
- the LOC106416763 gene encoding RING-H2 finger protein ATL54, protein MAKKKHRKLFPILASETNKTFDCSIGICDPVCPYNCYQEPDYYTISPQLPPWSSPQTIRPQSPSISAVYQPSQDSSSSLGAITIIAVTGAVLAILLTGFFLVAKYVTKSVNRVNLESYQSQRDGHDGAIDEEFQDTEQVDHPIWLIRTTGLQQSIINSITICSYKRGDGLIERTDCPVCLNEFEEDESLRLLPKCNHAFHIFCIDTWLRSHTNCPLCRAGIAISTPRCSGPVDVPPGGSGSRDVVDDDRGEIENDESGSKETLSSSNTDQSSDVRIEIGAVNEVNDGGGFETEADEQVRVLGECMDLNVGDEASCSKENNGHNVEPNGEETEDTEKSQSGMSMKAAGSSCFSTNKSSVFPV, encoded by the coding sequence ATGGCCAAGAAGAAACATAGAAAGCTCTTCCCAATATTAGCATCGGAGACAAACAAAACATTTGATTGCTCGATAGGAATCTGTGACCCGGTTTGCCCTTATAACTGCTATCAAGAACCTGATTACTACACCATATCTCCACAGCTACCTCCATGGTCATCTCCACAGACGATCAGACCACAATCTCCATCAATCTCAGCCGTGTATCAACCATCTCAAGACTCTTCATCATCCTTAGGCGCCATAACCATCATCGCCGTCACCGGTGCGGTCTTAGCCATCCTTCTAACCGGTTTCTTTCTTGTAGCCAAATACGTTACAAAGAGCGTAAACCGAGTCAACCTCGAAAGTTATCAGTCCCAGAGAGACGGCCACGACGGTGCAATTGATGAAGAGTTTCAAGACACGGAGCAAGTAGATCATCCGATCTGGTTGATCAGGACAACAGGTCTGCAACAATCGATCATAAACTCGATCACGATCTGTAGTTACAAGAGAGGAGATGGCTTGATAGAGAGAACAGACTGTCCTGTCTGTTTAAACGagtttgaagaagatgagagtCTTAGGTTGTTGCCTAAATGCAACCATGCGTTTCACATCTTTTGTATTGACACGTGGCTTAGGTCTCATACAAACTGTCCTTTGTGTCGAGCTGGTATAGCTATCAGTACTCCACGGTGTTCTGGTCCGGTTGATGTACCTCCCGGAGGATCAGGATCTCGTGATGTGGTTGATGATGATCGTGGAGAGATCGAGAATGATGAATCGGGTTCTAAAGAGACGTTGAGTTCAAGTAACACAGATCAGAGTTCAGATGTACGGATTGAAATTGGAGCTGTAAACGAGGTTAACGACGGTGGTGGGTTCGAAACAGAGGCGGATGAGCAAGTTAGGGTTTTGGGGGAGTGTATGGATTTAAACGTGGGAGACGAAGCAAGCTGCTCCAAAGAAAACAATGGCCACAATGTGGAGCCAAACGGAGAAGAAACAGAAGATACAGAGAAGAGTCAGTCAGGCATGTCGATGAAGGCAGCAGGAAGCTCATGCTTCAGTACAAACAAGAGTTCGGTTTTTCCAGTGTAG